The following are encoded together in the Clostridium sp. BJN0013 genome:
- a CDS encoding helix-turn-helix domain-containing protein, translated as MLLSEQLKERLRNEFMPLKNLKIFSNADALNLKISFLKSLSKGIRGTCSRILDFFEARVNTDDTKDNYMICYASQQQIADELGLSREWVSNCINRMSEKENCIFTKIRQGLNKSNYYIMGKKKEMVELLKQIFQAQQEESKVKGKEKQDKQREKYKNYNNGTNFKQRTYDFEKLEKQLLGSDDTE; from the coding sequence ATGTTATTAAGTGAACAGTTAAAAGAGAGATTAAGAAATGAATTCATGCCCCTAAAAAACCTTAAAATTTTTAGTAATGCAGATGCCTTAAATCTCAAAATATCCTTCTTAAAATCCCTCTCAAAAGGTATAAGGGGTACTTGTAGTAGGATATTAGATTTCTTTGAAGCTAGGGTTAATACTGATGATACTAAAGATAACTACATGATTTGTTATGCGAGCCAACAACAAATAGCTGATGAATTAGGGCTAAGTAGGGAATGGGTATCTAATTGTATAAATAGAATGAGTGAAAAAGAAAATTGTATTTTTACAAAAATTAGACAAGGTCTTAACAAAAGCAACTACTATATTATGGGAAAGAAAAAAGAAATGGTAGAGCTGCTTAAACAAATATTTCAGGCACAACAAGAAGAATCAAAAGTTAAAGGTAAAGAAAAGCAGGACAAGCAGAGGGAAAAATATAAAAACTATAATAATGGTACTAATTTTAAACAGCGAACATATGATTTTGAGAAATTAGAAAAGCAATTATTGGGATCGGATGATACAGAATAA
- a CDS encoding metallophosphatase, with product MIYVTGDLHGHIDKSKLNTKNFPEQRNLTKKDYVIICGDFGLVWNNSKQELYWRKWLDNKNFRTLFCDGNHENFELLNQYPVTEWNGGKIHKISNSIIHLMRGQVFTIDGLKFFTMGGAVSVDKESRIRGISWWEAEVPNYTEYEEGLSNLERNNWQVDYIITHTCSSDILNWISKIFGFQPKPDDSVNKYLDVIQKNSRYQHHYFGHFHEDINIDDKHTLVYEKIIRIK from the coding sequence ATGATATATGTAACTGGTGATCTACATGGTCACATAGATAAATCTAAATTGAATACCAAAAATTTTCCTGAGCAAAGAAATTTAACTAAGAAAGATTATGTAATTATATGCGGTGATTTTGGTTTAGTTTGGAATAACAGTAAACAAGAATTATATTGGCGAAAATGGCTTGATAATAAGAATTTCAGAACTTTATTTTGCGATGGTAATCATGAAAATTTCGAATTATTAAATCAGTATCCAGTAACAGAATGGAATGGTGGAAAGATACATAAAATTTCGAATAGTATAATCCATTTAATGCGAGGGCAGGTATTTACTATAGATGGTTTAAAGTTTTTTACTATGGGTGGTGCTGTATCAGTAGATAAGGAAAGTCGAATTAGGGGTATATCTTGGTGGGAAGCAGAAGTACCAAATTATACTGAATATGAAGAAGGACTAAGCAATTTAGAGAGGAATAATTGGCAAGTTGATTATATAATAACTCATACTTGTTCTAGTGATATTCTTAACTGGATATCTAAAATTTTTGGATTTCAACCCAAACCGGATGATTCCGTTAATAAATATCTGGACGTGATACAGAAAAATTCTAGATATCAACATCATTATTTTGGACATTTCCATGAAGACATTAATATAGATGATAAGCATACTTTAGTGTATGAGAAAATTATTAGGATAAAGTGA
- a CDS encoding type II toxin-antitoxin system MqsA family antitoxin — MNCILCKGNLVKDKVNYIVDLNGNIIIIKGVPANVCKQCGEYFLENDIALKIEKIVEEAKKNKAEILVLNYSEVAA, encoded by the coding sequence ATGAATTGCATTTTATGTAAAGGGAATTTAGTAAAAGATAAAGTTAATTATATTGTAGATTTAAACGGAAATATTATTATAATTAAAGGTGTTCCGGCCAATGTTTGTAAACAATGTGGGGAATATTTTCTTGAAAATGATATTGCCTTAAAAATAGAAAAAATAGTGGAAGAAGCGAAAAAGAATAAAGCTGAAATATTGGTACTCAATTATTCTGAAGTGGCTGCTTAA
- a CDS encoding CFI-box-CTERM domain-containing protein, translating into MEVNKLRIWRDTRLKKSVVGRSFIKLYYQYGEKLSLIIKPHQRICRIIKSILDLFVKFL; encoded by the coding sequence ATTGAAGTTAATAAATTAAGAATTTGGAGAGATACACGATTAAAGAAAAGTGTTGTAGGACGATCATTTATAAAACTGTATTATCAATATGGAGAAAAATTGTCTTTAATAATTAAACCACATCAAAGAATTTGTAGGATTATAAAAAGTATTTTGGACTTATTTGTAAAATTTTTATAA
- a CDS encoding cyclic-phosphate processing receiver domain-containing protein, with product MKEKINLYLDDLRDCPESFILARTVEEAIYYLENYNVEILSLNHDLGEDEKGNLLSTGYDLVKYICKQGLRADKIYSY from the coding sequence ATGAAGGAAAAAATAAACCTCTACTTAGATGACCTACGTGATTGTCCTGAAAGTTTTATATTAGCAAGAACAGTGGAAGAAGCAATATATTATTTGGAAAATTATAACGTTGAAATTCTTTCTCTTAACCATGATTTAGGAGAAGATGAAAAAGGTAATTTATTGTCAACAGGGTATGATTTAGTTAAATATATATGTAAACAAGGACTGAGAGCTGATAAGATATATTCATACTGA